In Balearica regulorum gibbericeps isolate bBalReg1 chromosome 26, bBalReg1.pri, whole genome shotgun sequence, one genomic interval encodes:
- the TMEM161A gene encoding transmembrane protein 161A isoform X2 — translation MGVQVVLSLLAASIMQKMAPHCSFARWLLCNGSLHRYKHPSDEELCALAGKQRPKTKRDRRMNGMTDDKPLSVPRDIDLRLDTSPITAVDALVLRYFLEYQWFVDFAVYSTAVYIFTEGYYCLADPQKETNIGVLWCLLTVIFSIKVFFMVMRHYFRSEEGGERSVCLTFAFFFLLLAMVALVIREDYLEFGLEPGLAGVSSNLESILKQRGWDWTLPLARLAFKLGLVALCSFLGACLTFPGLRLAQTHLDALRMAADKPLTQVLLHVSFLAPVLVVVMWIKPISRDFLLHAPMGKQTVQIHPPWGAGGFLDPGTFLTAPSSCPSMSDSAYNTARLWTIVGLCLLRLAITRHHLQAYLGLAERWVEQMKKEAGRITVLEIQRKITRIYCYVSVVSLQYLGPVILTLHCTLLLKTLGNHSWGLYAEPPLLPPAATAAPPRPSGKDGEDVRAAVEQITGVLGGIFTPLFFRGLFAFLTWWVAACQVVTSLFGLYFHQYLAAS, via the exons ATGGGGGTGCAGGTGGTGCTGAgcctgctggcagccagcatCATGCAGAAGATGGCCCCGCACTGCTCCTTTGCTCGCTGGCTGCTCTGCAATGGCAG CCTGCACCGCTACAAGCACCCATCAGATGAGGAGCTCTGCGCCCTGGCAGGCAAGCAGCGCCCCAAGACCAAGCGGGACAG GAGGATGAACGGCATGACAGATGACAAGCCCCTCTCCGTGCCCCGGGACATCGACCTCCGCCTGGACACCAGCCCCATCACTGCCGTGGATGCTCTCG TGCTGCGTTATTTCCTGGAGTACCAGTGGTTCGTGGATTTTGCTGTCTATTCCACCGCCGTGTACATCTTCACCGAAGGCTACTACTGCCTGGCGGACCCCCAAAAGGAGACGAACATCGGGGTGCTCTGGTGCCTGCTGACGGTCATCTTCTCCAT CAAGGTCTTCTTCATGGTGATGCGCCATTACTTCCGCTCAGAGGAGGGGGGTGAGCGCTCCGTCTGCCTCACCTTCgccttcttcttcctcctcctcgccaTGGTGGCCCTGGTCATCCGTGAGGACTACCTGGAGTTCGGCCTCGAGCCCG GCCTGGCTGGAGTCAGCAGCAACCTGGAGAGCATCCTGAAGCAGCGGGGCTGGGACTGGAC GCTGCCCCTCGCCAGGCTGGCTTTCAAGCTGGGGCTGGTGGCCCTGTGCTCCTTCCTGGGCGCCTGCCTGACCTTCCCAGGGCTGCGCCTGGCCCAGACGCACCTCGACGCTCTCCGGATGGCGGCCGACAAGCCCCTGACCCA GGTCCTGCTCCACGTGAGTTTCCTGGCACCCGTCCTCGTGGTGGTGATGTGGATCAAGCCCATCTCGCGGGACTTCCTGCTCCACGCGCCCATGGGCAAGCAGACGGTGCAGAT ACAccctccctggggtgcagggggttTTCTGGACCCCGGGACCTTCCTGACGGCCCCCTCCTCTTGCCCCAGCATGTCGGACTCTGCCTACAACACCGCGCGCCTCTGGACCATCGTCGGCCTCTGCCTCTTGCGCCTGGCCATCACCCGCCATCACCTCCAGGCATACCTGGGCCTGGCCGAGCGCTGGGTGGAGCAGATGAAGAAGGAAGCCGGGCGCATCACCGTCTTGGAGATCCAGCGCAAG ATCACAAGGATTTACTGCTACGTCTCCGTGGTCAGCCTGCAGTACCTGGGACCCGTCATCCTCACCCTCCACTGCACGCTGCTCCTCAAGACGCTGG GGAACCACTCGTGGGGGCTGTACGCGGagccccctctcctccctccagcagcGACGGCAGCACCGCCACGTCCCAGCGGCAAGGACGGGGAGGATGTGCGTGCTGCGGTGGAGCAGATCACAGGCGTCTTGGGTGGCATCTTCACCCCCCTCTTCTTCCGCGGACTCTTCGCTTTCCTCACCTGGTGGGTGGCCGCCTGCCAGGTCGTCACCAGCCTCTTCGGCCTCTACTTCCACCAGTACCTAGCGGCCTCCTGA
- the SLC25A42 gene encoding mitochondrial coenzyme A transporter SLC25A42 isoform X2, which translates to MGNGVREGQVDFKRQDVEPITPTHLPSEGNQEKKKVLNSLMSGALAGAVAKTAVAPLDRTKIMFQVSSKRFSAKEAYRLIYRTYLNEGFWSLWRGNSATMVRVIPYAAIQFCAHEEYKQLLGSYYGFQGKYSNIVHVFIRISREEGLKTLYRGFTPTILGVIPYAGLSFFTYETLKKLHADHSGKLQPSPPERLLFGACAGLIGQSASYPLDVVRRRMQTAGVMGHTYSSILLTMQEIIREEGLIRGLYKGLSMNWVKGPIAVGISFTTFDLTQILLRKLQHSTNVER; encoded by the exons ATGGGTAATGGTGTGAGAGAAGGTCAAGTGGATTTCAAACGGCAGGATGTGGAGCCCATTACACCAACCCATCTCCCATCAGAG GGTaaccaggagaaaaagaaagtactCAACTCCCTGATGTCTGGTGCATTGGCTGGTGCTGTTGCTAAAACTGCAGTAGCTCCACTGGATAGGACAAAAATCATGTTTCAAG tgtcTTCAAAAAGATTTTCTGCCAAG GAAGCCTACAGGCTGATTTATCGCACCTACCTCAATGAAGGCTTCTGGAGTCTCTGGCGAGGAAACTCAGCCACCATGGTCCGTGTGATCCCTTACGCTGCCATTCAGTTCTGTGCGCACGAAGAGTAcaagcagctcctggggagTTACTACGGCTTCCAGGGAAA GTACAGCAATATTGTTCACGTCTTCATCCGAATATCCCGAGAGGAAGGATTGAAGACATTGTATAGGGGATTTACACCAACCATCCTTGGAGTGATTCCGTATGCTGGGCTTAGCTTCTTCACCTACGAGACACTGAAGAAACTACATGCAG ATCACAGTGGGAAATTGCAGCCATCCCCTCCGGAGCGGCTTTTGTTTGGTGCCTGTGCAGGCTTGATTGGCCAGTCGGCTTCTTACCCCCTGGATGTGGTTCGCCGACGAATGCAGACGGCGGGGGTTATGGGACACACGTACAGTTCCATCCTTCTCACCATGCAGGAGATTATAAGAGAAGAGGGACTAATCCGTGGCTTGTACAAAGGACTCAGCATGAATTGGGTCAAAGGTCCAATTGCAGTGGGAATAAGCTTCACAACCTTTGACCTGACGCAGATCCTTCTCCGTAAATTACAGCACAGCACTAATGTTGAAAGGTAG
- the TMEM161A gene encoding transmembrane protein 161A isoform X3 yields the protein MAVMGVQVVLSLLAASIMQKMAPHCSFARWLLCNGSLHRYKHPSDEELCALAGKQRPKTKRDRRMNGMTDDKPLSVPRDIDLRLDTSPITAVDALVLRYFLEYQWFVDFAVYSTAVYIFTEGYYCLADPQKETNIGVLWCLLTVIFSIKVFFMVMRHYFRSEEGGERSVCLTFAFFFLLLAMVALVIREDYLEFGLEPGLAGVSSNLESILKQRGWDWTLPLARLAFKLGLVALCSFLGACLTFPGLRLAQTHLDALRMAADKPLTQVLLHVSFLAPVLVVVMWIKPISRDFLLHAPMGKQTVQIMSDSAYNTARLWTIVGLCLLRLAITRHHLQAYLGLAERWVEQMKKEAGRITVLEIQRKITRIYCYVSVVSLQYLGPVILTLHCTLLLKTLGNHSWGLYAEPPLLPPAATAAPPRPSGKDGEDVRAAVEQITGVLGGIFTPLFFRGLFAFLTWWVAACQVVTSLFGLYFHQYLAAS from the exons ATG GCGGTGATGGGGGTGCAGGTGGTGCTGAgcctgctggcagccagcatCATGCAGAAGATGGCCCCGCACTGCTCCTTTGCTCGCTGGCTGCTCTGCAATGGCAG CCTGCACCGCTACAAGCACCCATCAGATGAGGAGCTCTGCGCCCTGGCAGGCAAGCAGCGCCCCAAGACCAAGCGGGACAG GAGGATGAACGGCATGACAGATGACAAGCCCCTCTCCGTGCCCCGGGACATCGACCTCCGCCTGGACACCAGCCCCATCACTGCCGTGGATGCTCTCG TGCTGCGTTATTTCCTGGAGTACCAGTGGTTCGTGGATTTTGCTGTCTATTCCACCGCCGTGTACATCTTCACCGAAGGCTACTACTGCCTGGCGGACCCCCAAAAGGAGACGAACATCGGGGTGCTCTGGTGCCTGCTGACGGTCATCTTCTCCAT CAAGGTCTTCTTCATGGTGATGCGCCATTACTTCCGCTCAGAGGAGGGGGGTGAGCGCTCCGTCTGCCTCACCTTCgccttcttcttcctcctcctcgccaTGGTGGCCCTGGTCATCCGTGAGGACTACCTGGAGTTCGGCCTCGAGCCCG GCCTGGCTGGAGTCAGCAGCAACCTGGAGAGCATCCTGAAGCAGCGGGGCTGGGACTGGAC GCTGCCCCTCGCCAGGCTGGCTTTCAAGCTGGGGCTGGTGGCCCTGTGCTCCTTCCTGGGCGCCTGCCTGACCTTCCCAGGGCTGCGCCTGGCCCAGACGCACCTCGACGCTCTCCGGATGGCGGCCGACAAGCCCCTGACCCA GGTCCTGCTCCACGTGAGTTTCCTGGCACCCGTCCTCGTGGTGGTGATGTGGATCAAGCCCATCTCGCGGGACTTCCTGCTCCACGCGCCCATGGGCAAGCAGACGGTGCAGAT CATGTCGGACTCTGCCTACAACACCGCGCGCCTCTGGACCATCGTCGGCCTCTGCCTCTTGCGCCTGGCCATCACCCGCCATCACCTCCAGGCATACCTGGGCCTGGCCGAGCGCTGGGTGGAGCAGATGAAGAAGGAAGCCGGGCGCATCACCGTCTTGGAGATCCAGCGCAAG ATCACAAGGATTTACTGCTACGTCTCCGTGGTCAGCCTGCAGTACCTGGGACCCGTCATCCTCACCCTCCACTGCACGCTGCTCCTCAAGACGCTGG GGAACCACTCGTGGGGGCTGTACGCGGagccccctctcctccctccagcagcGACGGCAGCACCGCCACGTCCCAGCGGCAAGGACGGGGAGGATGTGCGTGCTGCGGTGGAGCAGATCACAGGCGTCTTGGGTGGCATCTTCACCCCCCTCTTCTTCCGCGGACTCTTCGCTTTCCTCACCTGGTGGGTGGCCGCCTGCCAGGTCGTCACCAGCCTCTTCGGCCTCTACTTCCACCAGTACCTAGCGGCCTCCTGA
- the SLC25A42 gene encoding mitochondrial coenzyme A transporter SLC25A42 isoform X1 has product MGNGVREGQVDFKRQDVEPITPTHLPSEGNQEKKKVLNSLMSGALAGAVAKTAVAPLDRTKIMFQVSSKRFSAKEAYRLIYRTYLNEGFWSLWRGNSATMVRVIPYAAIQFCAHEEYKQLLGSYYGFQGKALTPFPRFIAGSLAGTTAAMLTYPLDMVRARMAVTPKEMYSNIVHVFIRISREEGLKTLYRGFTPTILGVIPYAGLSFFTYETLKKLHADHSGKLQPSPPERLLFGACAGLIGQSASYPLDVVRRRMQTAGVMGHTYSSILLTMQEIIREEGLIRGLYKGLSMNWVKGPIAVGISFTTFDLTQILLRKLQHSTNVER; this is encoded by the exons ATGGGTAATGGTGTGAGAGAAGGTCAAGTGGATTTCAAACGGCAGGATGTGGAGCCCATTACACCAACCCATCTCCCATCAGAG GGTaaccaggagaaaaagaaagtactCAACTCCCTGATGTCTGGTGCATTGGCTGGTGCTGTTGCTAAAACTGCAGTAGCTCCACTGGATAGGACAAAAATCATGTTTCAAG tgtcTTCAAAAAGATTTTCTGCCAAG GAAGCCTACAGGCTGATTTATCGCACCTACCTCAATGAAGGCTTCTGGAGTCTCTGGCGAGGAAACTCAGCCACCATGGTCCGTGTGATCCCTTACGCTGCCATTCAGTTCTGTGCGCACGAAGAGTAcaagcagctcctggggagTTACTACGGCTTCCAGGGAAA AGCGCTGACACCCTTTCCTCGATTCATTGCTGGCTCTCTGGCAGGCACAACGGCTGCCATGTTAACCTACCCCTTGGATATGGTCCGTGCTCGAATGGCTGTCACGCCGAAGGAGAT GTACAGCAATATTGTTCACGTCTTCATCCGAATATCCCGAGAGGAAGGATTGAAGACATTGTATAGGGGATTTACACCAACCATCCTTGGAGTGATTCCGTATGCTGGGCTTAGCTTCTTCACCTACGAGACACTGAAGAAACTACATGCAG ATCACAGTGGGAAATTGCAGCCATCCCCTCCGGAGCGGCTTTTGTTTGGTGCCTGTGCAGGCTTGATTGGCCAGTCGGCTTCTTACCCCCTGGATGTGGTTCGCCGACGAATGCAGACGGCGGGGGTTATGGGACACACGTACAGTTCCATCCTTCTCACCATGCAGGAGATTATAAGAGAAGAGGGACTAATCCGTGGCTTGTACAAAGGACTCAGCATGAATTGGGTCAAAGGTCCAATTGCAGTGGGAATAAGCTTCACAACCTTTGACCTGACGCAGATCCTTCTCCGTAAATTACAGCACAGCACTAATGTTGAAAGGTAG
- the TMEM161A gene encoding transmembrane protein 161A isoform X1 has product MAVMGVQVVLSLLAASIMQKMAPHCSFARWLLCNGSLHRYKHPSDEELCALAGKQRPKTKRDRRMNGMTDDKPLSVPRDIDLRLDTSPITAVDALVLRYFLEYQWFVDFAVYSTAVYIFTEGYYCLADPQKETNIGVLWCLLTVIFSIKVFFMVMRHYFRSEEGGERSVCLTFAFFFLLLAMVALVIREDYLEFGLEPGLAGVSSNLESILKQRGWDWTLPLARLAFKLGLVALCSFLGACLTFPGLRLAQTHLDALRMAADKPLTQVLLHVSFLAPVLVVVMWIKPISRDFLLHAPMGKQTVQIHPPWGAGGFLDPGTFLTAPSSCPSMSDSAYNTARLWTIVGLCLLRLAITRHHLQAYLGLAERWVEQMKKEAGRITVLEIQRKITRIYCYVSVVSLQYLGPVILTLHCTLLLKTLGNHSWGLYAEPPLLPPAATAAPPRPSGKDGEDVRAAVEQITGVLGGIFTPLFFRGLFAFLTWWVAACQVVTSLFGLYFHQYLAAS; this is encoded by the exons ATG GCGGTGATGGGGGTGCAGGTGGTGCTGAgcctgctggcagccagcatCATGCAGAAGATGGCCCCGCACTGCTCCTTTGCTCGCTGGCTGCTCTGCAATGGCAG CCTGCACCGCTACAAGCACCCATCAGATGAGGAGCTCTGCGCCCTGGCAGGCAAGCAGCGCCCCAAGACCAAGCGGGACAG GAGGATGAACGGCATGACAGATGACAAGCCCCTCTCCGTGCCCCGGGACATCGACCTCCGCCTGGACACCAGCCCCATCACTGCCGTGGATGCTCTCG TGCTGCGTTATTTCCTGGAGTACCAGTGGTTCGTGGATTTTGCTGTCTATTCCACCGCCGTGTACATCTTCACCGAAGGCTACTACTGCCTGGCGGACCCCCAAAAGGAGACGAACATCGGGGTGCTCTGGTGCCTGCTGACGGTCATCTTCTCCAT CAAGGTCTTCTTCATGGTGATGCGCCATTACTTCCGCTCAGAGGAGGGGGGTGAGCGCTCCGTCTGCCTCACCTTCgccttcttcttcctcctcctcgccaTGGTGGCCCTGGTCATCCGTGAGGACTACCTGGAGTTCGGCCTCGAGCCCG GCCTGGCTGGAGTCAGCAGCAACCTGGAGAGCATCCTGAAGCAGCGGGGCTGGGACTGGAC GCTGCCCCTCGCCAGGCTGGCTTTCAAGCTGGGGCTGGTGGCCCTGTGCTCCTTCCTGGGCGCCTGCCTGACCTTCCCAGGGCTGCGCCTGGCCCAGACGCACCTCGACGCTCTCCGGATGGCGGCCGACAAGCCCCTGACCCA GGTCCTGCTCCACGTGAGTTTCCTGGCACCCGTCCTCGTGGTGGTGATGTGGATCAAGCCCATCTCGCGGGACTTCCTGCTCCACGCGCCCATGGGCAAGCAGACGGTGCAGAT ACAccctccctggggtgcagggggttTTCTGGACCCCGGGACCTTCCTGACGGCCCCCTCCTCTTGCCCCAGCATGTCGGACTCTGCCTACAACACCGCGCGCCTCTGGACCATCGTCGGCCTCTGCCTCTTGCGCCTGGCCATCACCCGCCATCACCTCCAGGCATACCTGGGCCTGGCCGAGCGCTGGGTGGAGCAGATGAAGAAGGAAGCCGGGCGCATCACCGTCTTGGAGATCCAGCGCAAG ATCACAAGGATTTACTGCTACGTCTCCGTGGTCAGCCTGCAGTACCTGGGACCCGTCATCCTCACCCTCCACTGCACGCTGCTCCTCAAGACGCTGG GGAACCACTCGTGGGGGCTGTACGCGGagccccctctcctccctccagcagcGACGGCAGCACCGCCACGTCCCAGCGGCAAGGACGGGGAGGATGTGCGTGCTGCGGTGGAGCAGATCACAGGCGTCTTGGGTGGCATCTTCACCCCCCTCTTCTTCCGCGGACTCTTCGCTTTCCTCACCTGGTGGGTGGCCGCCTGCCAGGTCGTCACCAGCCTCTTCGGCCTCTACTTCCACCAGTACCTAGCGGCCTCCTGA